A window of the Mucilaginibacter sp. cycad4 genome harbors these coding sequences:
- a CDS encoding TonB-dependent receptor domain-containing protein, with protein MKQFLLTVLCCFVTGMAMAQAAAPVAVENITVKGTVIDSATNKPLGYGTVALQDAATKTPVKSTLAKDDGSFELKAPEGKTYQLVVASVGYATKVLPVKINGKAFDAGRILVAASSKQLNEVTITAVKPVMKQEVDRLSYDVTADPESKAVSALDMMRKVPLLAVDGDDNIKLKGSGKYKILINGKESALMAKNPSDVLKAMPATNIEKIEVITTPPAKYDAEGLAGIINIITKKNADQGYNGSVNLRYNSVWGPGYNLNMTAKQGKFGVSGYAGFGTQRRNTNTSTTKQTFFNPESEILQTGSNSFGGKYRYANAELSYEIDTLNLLTGSFEFFHGEFDQDGSQRSAQTNAAGTLTQGYNLLSNSYNHDQGLDASINYQLGFKGHKDELLTLSYKYSYGPSKNFTDNQFSDRVNYYNALQPDFRQYNNAGNREHTFQLDYAYPLKKISIEAGGKVILRNNFSDYRREDKDSTSSVYNVNTTQTGAFDYHQDVYSAYNSYQLKFDKWTGKAGLRLEHTQVNAVFTGTPLDKNYNNFIPSVSVQRSMKSSSISLGFTQRIQRPGIYQLNPFIDKSNPKFISTGNPDLKPELNNTFELNYSNFSKGSVNVGLSYAFSNNAIQNVTSLVQNNMGDHIDTVTFTTYQNLGSNRSLGLNLNTNYSITKKFTVNINGQISHVWLKGTYNGQFYKNDGYTGNAFANIGYKFDGGYRIGLDAGFFSGDVTLQGKSSNFIYNSYVVSKELLNKKMTISLVANNPYSKYRTFRSTTHTVDFDQESLYHNRYRHFAIRLNYKFGKLSSDIKKNQRGINNDDTKSGGKSNGGGNG; from the coding sequence ATGAAACAATTTTTACTAACAGTGCTCTGCTGTTTTGTCACGGGCATGGCCATGGCCCAGGCTGCTGCACCGGTTGCTGTTGAAAATATAACAGTTAAAGGTACTGTGATCGATTCTGCAACCAACAAGCCATTGGGGTATGGCACAGTAGCGCTGCAGGATGCCGCAACCAAAACCCCGGTGAAGAGTACCCTTGCTAAAGACGATGGTAGCTTTGAGCTAAAAGCCCCCGAAGGCAAAACCTATCAATTGGTAGTAGCTTCTGTGGGATATGCAACCAAAGTGCTCCCTGTAAAAATAAATGGTAAAGCGTTTGACGCAGGGCGGATCCTGGTAGCAGCATCAAGCAAACAATTGAACGAAGTAACCATTACCGCCGTAAAGCCCGTAATGAAGCAGGAGGTTGACCGCCTCAGTTACGACGTTACCGCCGACCCGGAAAGCAAGGCGGTATCGGCATTGGATATGATGCGCAAGGTGCCGCTTTTAGCTGTCGACGGTGACGATAACATCAAGTTAAAAGGCAGCGGTAAATACAAGATCCTGATCAACGGAAAAGAATCGGCGCTGATGGCTAAAAACCCGTCGGACGTGCTAAAGGCTATGCCGGCCACCAATATCGAAAAAATTGAGGTGATCACCACACCGCCGGCAAAGTATGACGCGGAGGGTTTGGCAGGTATCATCAATATCATCACTAAAAAGAACGCCGACCAGGGCTATAACGGCAGCGTCAATTTGCGTTATAACAGCGTTTGGGGGCCTGGCTATAACCTCAACATGACTGCCAAGCAAGGGAAGTTTGGGGTTTCCGGCTATGCAGGTTTTGGCACCCAAAGGCGTAATACCAATACCTCAACCACAAAACAAACTTTCTTTAATCCCGAATCGGAGATATTGCAAACCGGAAGTAACTCATTTGGCGGTAAGTATCGCTACGCCAATGCCGAACTAAGCTATGAGATAGATACTTTGAACCTGCTCACCGGTTCATTTGAATTTTTTCACGGCGAGTTTGATCAGGACGGGTCACAACGTTCGGCCCAGACAAATGCCGCCGGTACGCTTACCCAGGGCTATAACCTGTTAAGCAATAGCTATAATCACGATCAGGGACTTGATGCATCCATCAACTATCAGTTAGGGTTTAAAGGGCATAAGGATGAGTTGCTTACGTTATCGTATAAATACAGCTACGGACCGAGCAAGAATTTTACCGATAACCAGTTTTCGGACAGGGTTAATTATTACAATGCCCTTCAGCCCGATTTCAGGCAGTATAATAATGCCGGTAACCGCGAACATACCTTCCAGTTAGATTATGCTTATCCCTTAAAAAAAATCAGTATAGAGGCTGGTGGTAAAGTGATCCTGCGTAACAATTTCAGCGATTACAGGCGTGAGGACAAAGATTCAACCAGTTCGGTGTATAATGTAAACACAACTCAAACAGGCGCATTTGATTATCACCAGGATGTGTACAGCGCTTATAACTCGTACCAGTTAAAGTTTGATAAATGGACAGGGAAGGCGGGCTTACGTTTGGAACATACGCAGGTAAATGCCGTGTTTACAGGTACGCCGCTTGATAAAAACTATAATAATTTTATCCCATCGGTGTCTGTTCAGCGCTCAATGAAAAGCAGCAGTATTAGTTTGGGCTTCACCCAGCGCATCCAGAGACCGGGCATTTACCAGCTGAACCCTTTTATCGATAAATCGAACCCTAAATTCATCAGTACCGGTAACCCCGATCTGAAACCTGAATTGAACAATACCTTTGAACTGAACTATAGCAATTTTTCAAAAGGATCTGTTAATGTTGGTTTAAGCTATGCGTTCTCTAACAATGCTATCCAAAATGTAACCAGCTTAGTTCAAAACAATATGGGCGATCATATTGATACAGTTACCTTTACAACTTATCAAAATTTGGGCAGTAACCGGTCGCTGGGGTTAAACCTTAATACCAATTATTCTATCACTAAAAAGTTTACTGTTAATATCAACGGGCAAATTTCGCACGTATGGTTAAAAGGCACTTATAATGGCCAGTTTTATAAAAACGATGGTTACACCGGAAATGCTTTCGCCAATATTGGTTATAAGTTTGATGGTGGCTATCGTATTGGCCTCGATGCCGGTTTCTTCAGCGGTGATGTTACTTTACAGGGTAAATCGAGCAATTTTATTTATAACTCCTATGTGGTTTCGAAAGAACTCCTGAATAAGAAAATGACTATATCATTAGTAGCCAACAATCCGTACAGCAAGTACCGTACTTTCCGGTCGACCACCCACACGGTTGATTTTGACCAGGAATCGTTATATCATAACCGCTACAGGCATTTCGCTATCAGACTGAATTATAAATTCGGTAAACTGAGCAGCGATATTAAAAAGAACCAACGCGGTATTAACAATGATGATACCAAAAGCGGCGGCAAAAGCAATGGCGGTGGCAATGGTTAA
- a CDS encoding TonB-dependent receptor domain-containing protein encodes MKQILLTVLCCYFSTLLFAQTKTTAAPAVPNIIVKGSIIDSANNKPMGYVTVALQDAATKAPVKSTLAKDDGSFELKAPEGKTYQLVAVFIGYTTKTLPVKLTNNTFNAGRVLLSASSKQLKEVTVTAVRPVMKQEVDRLSYDVQADPESKSITALDMIRKVPLLSVDGSDNIKLRGNDNYKILINGKESAMMAKNPSDVLKSMPAANIEKIEVITTPPAKYDAEGLAGIINIITKKNADQGYNVSLNTGYNNVFGERGNVNVTVKQGKFGFAGYAGYNHRPVQTSSFENITNFYHPKSSLNQTGTRGNGANNVYASGELSYEVDTLNLITGMYDFYNGKGKQQNNQVTNIVDSADAVTQFYRLFNSGNSTFHGADAGLNYQLGFKNHKDQLLTVSYKYNNNNNDQNNNATSGADKIGVPPPADYKQYNKSGSKQHAFQLDYIQPAKVLTLEAGGKVILRNNFSNFHTDTLTQPGVYQTNDSQTNDFTYKQDVYSLYNSYSIKLAKWAFKGGLRLEHTTVNADFSTTNSTVHQDYNNLIPSVSIQKSLKSSSLTLGFTQRIQRPGIYQLNPFTDRTNPQYVNMGNPNLKAAVTNNFELGYSNFAKGSINLSTNYSFANNTVQNLARVDSAGVTTNTYDNVGSNKNWGFDANINYPITSKLNVNINAELLFVWLKGYYNGSLYKNSGNQGHIFTYTSYKFDGGYRAGLNIGYDSRYVLLQGKDNYYFFSSISGTKTMFKEKATLSVNVNNPFKKFNKLDFYTKTPDFDTYTANNNFYRTINVSLSYKFGRLNSSIKKNQRGINNDDTSSGSRN; translated from the coding sequence ATGAAACAAATCCTGTTAACGGTACTTTGCTGTTACTTTTCTACGCTCTTATTTGCTCAAACAAAAACTACCGCCGCGCCAGCTGTACCCAATATTATTGTAAAAGGTAGCATCATTGATTCTGCTAATAACAAGCCAATGGGGTATGTTACTGTCGCGCTGCAGGATGCCGCCACCAAAGCCCCGGTAAAAAGCACGCTGGCTAAAGATGACGGCAGTTTTGAACTCAAAGCGCCCGAAGGGAAAACTTACCAGTTGGTAGCTGTTTTTATTGGCTATACTACTAAAACTCTCCCCGTAAAACTTACAAACAATACATTTAATGCAGGCCGGGTCCTGCTCTCTGCATCGAGCAAGCAATTAAAAGAAGTTACCGTGACTGCGGTGAGGCCGGTGATGAAACAGGAGGTTGACCGCCTGAGCTATGATGTGCAAGCCGACCCGGAAAGCAAATCAATTACTGCTTTGGATATGATCCGTAAAGTGCCCTTGTTATCGGTTGACGGAAGCGATAATATCAAGTTGAGAGGCAATGATAATTATAAGATCCTGATCAACGGAAAAGAGTCGGCCATGATGGCTAAGAACCCATCGGATGTGTTGAAATCTATGCCGGCTGCCAATATCGAAAAGATAGAAGTGATCACGACGCCGCCTGCAAAATATGATGCAGAAGGTTTAGCAGGGATCATCAATATCATCACCAAAAAGAATGCAGACCAGGGCTATAACGTAAGTCTCAACACCGGCTACAACAATGTTTTTGGCGAACGTGGGAATGTGAACGTAACCGTAAAGCAGGGTAAATTTGGTTTCGCGGGGTATGCAGGCTATAATCACAGGCCGGTACAAACTTCATCGTTTGAAAACATCACCAATTTTTATCATCCTAAATCATCACTTAACCAAACCGGTACAAGAGGCAATGGAGCCAACAATGTATATGCCAGCGGCGAGCTGAGCTATGAAGTAGATACGCTTAACCTCATTACAGGGATGTATGATTTTTATAATGGGAAAGGTAAGCAACAAAATAACCAGGTTACCAATATTGTCGATAGTGCTGATGCTGTTACCCAGTTTTATCGCTTATTTAATTCGGGCAATAGTACATTTCATGGTGCAGACGCCGGCTTGAACTACCAGCTGGGATTTAAAAATCATAAAGATCAGTTATTAACGGTATCATATAAGTACAACAATAACAATAACGATCAAAACAACAATGCTACATCAGGCGCCGATAAAATTGGTGTCCCGCCCCCGGCAGATTATAAGCAGTACAATAAATCCGGTTCAAAACAGCACGCCTTTCAGTTAGATTATATCCAGCCGGCAAAGGTATTGACACTTGAGGCCGGCGGTAAAGTTATTTTGAGGAACAACTTTAGTAATTTCCATACCGATACTTTAACACAGCCAGGTGTTTACCAAACTAATGACAGCCAAACCAACGATTTTACTTACAAGCAGGACGTTTACAGTTTGTATAACTCTTATTCGATAAAGCTTGCCAAATGGGCCTTTAAAGGAGGTCTGCGTTTAGAACATACTACCGTTAACGCCGATTTTTCGACCACAAACAGCACTGTTCACCAGGATTATAATAACCTCATTCCCTCGGTATCTATTCAAAAAAGCTTAAAAAGCAGCAGCCTTACGCTGGGCTTTACGCAGCGTATCCAACGCCCGGGCATCTACCAGTTAAACCCTTTTACTGATCGTACAAACCCGCAATATGTCAATATGGGTAATCCTAATTTGAAGGCGGCAGTTACTAATAATTTTGAGCTGGGATACAGCAACTTTGCCAAAGGTTCTATTAACCTGAGCACCAATTATTCGTTTGCCAATAATACGGTACAAAACCTGGCGCGGGTTGATTCGGCCGGAGTGACTACCAACACTTATGATAACGTGGGTTCCAATAAAAACTGGGGTTTTGACGCAAATATCAATTATCCTATAACCTCCAAACTGAACGTAAACATTAATGCCGAATTGTTATTTGTTTGGCTTAAGGGATATTATAACGGTTCGCTTTATAAAAACAGCGGTAACCAGGGTCACATTTTTACTTATACCAGCTACAAGTTTGATGGCGGCTATCGTGCAGGACTTAACATTGGTTATGATAGCCGTTATGTGTTGCTGCAGGGAAAGGATAATTATTATTTCTTCAGTTCAATCAGCGGCACCAAAACCATGTTTAAAGAAAAGGCCACACTATCAGTAAATGTTAATAATCCATTTAAAAAATTCAACAAACTCGATTTCTATACCAAAACGCCCGACTTTGATACTTACACCGCTAACAACAACTTTTATCGCACCATTAACGTGAGCCTGAGCTACAAATTTGGCAGGCTTAACAGTAGCATAAAGAAAAATCAACGTGGTATTAATAATGATGATACCAGCAGCGGAAGCCGCAATTAA
- the pth gene encoding aminoacyl-tRNA hydrolase, protein MKYLIVGLGNIGPEYADTRHNIGFMVLDELAKQEGARFQNSRLAYYTEVSHKGRTLCLVKPTTYMNLSGKALNHWMKDLKIPIENVLVIVDDIALPLGTLRLKPKGSAAGHNGLKHIEATLGHNNYARLRFGVSDNYPKGRQVDYVLSGFDEDEKPELPALIDRSIEMIKSFATIGTELTMTRYNK, encoded by the coding sequence ATGAAATATTTAATAGTAGGTTTAGGAAATATCGGTCCGGAGTATGCTGATACCCGGCATAATATCGGTTTTATGGTGTTGGATGAATTGGCTAAACAGGAGGGGGCAAGGTTTCAAAACTCGCGTTTGGCTTACTATACCGAGGTATCGCACAAAGGCCGCACCCTGTGCCTTGTTAAACCAACTACCTACATGAACCTGAGCGGCAAAGCCCTTAACCATTGGATGAAGGACTTGAAGATCCCTATTGAAAATGTATTGGTTATTGTAGATGACATCGCCCTGCCACTGGGTACCCTTCGCCTTAAACCGAAAGGCAGCGCCGCAGGCCATAACGGGCTTAAACATATCGAAGCTACCCTCGGCCATAATAACTACGCCCGTTTGCGTTTTGGCGTAAGCGATAACTACCCTAAAGGCAGGCAGGTTGATTATGTGCTGAGCGGTTTTGATGAAGATGAGAAACCCGAACTCCCGGCATTGATAGACCGATCGATAGAGATGATCAAAAGTTTTGCCACCATAGGTACCGAACTTACCATGACGCGCTATAATAAGTAA
- a CDS encoding 50S ribosomal protein L25/general stress protein Ctc codes for MKSIAISGSLRENVGKRDAKELRYNGLVPAVLYGGATQTHFAVSAADLRAVVYTPVVHFIDLEIAGVKSQAIIQDIQFHPLTEKITHVDFLLLDEKKPITIEIPVKLTGTSPGVKVGGKLVQKLRKLRIKALPKDHLDAIEVSIESLEVGKSVKVSDIKLDNLVITNAKEDTIVSVTTSRALRQAEQEAASGKK; via the coding sequence ATGAAATCAATTGCTATTAGCGGTTCTCTAAGAGAGAACGTAGGGAAAAGAGACGCGAAAGAGCTGCGTTACAATGGCTTAGTGCCTGCAGTTCTTTATGGTGGTGCTACACAAACCCACTTTGCAGTGTCCGCAGCTGATTTGAGAGCCGTAGTTTACACTCCGGTTGTTCATTTCATCGATCTGGAAATTGCCGGTGTTAAATCACAAGCGATCATCCAGGACATCCAGTTCCACCCACTAACTGAAAAAATCACTCACGTTGACTTTTTATTGTTAGATGAGAAAAAACCTATCACCATCGAGATCCCAGTTAAATTAACCGGCACTTCTCCTGGTGTTAAAGTAGGTGGTAAACTGGTTCAGAAATTAAGGAAACTGCGTATCAAAGCGCTTCCTAAAGATCATCTTGATGCTATTGAAGTAAGCATCGAATCTCTTGAAGTTGGTAAATCAGTAAAAGTATCTGATATTAAATTAGATAACTTAGTGATCACCAATGCTAAAGAAGACACTATTGTTTCTGTAACCACCTCACGTGCATTACGTCAGGCAGAACAGGAAGCAGCTTCAGGCAAAAAATAA
- a CDS encoding ribose-phosphate pyrophosphokinase, with product MPLQFNPVKLFAGSGSQDLAHLIADAYGRELGEVVISRFSDGEYQPHFNESVRGSDVFLIQSTHQPTDNLMELLMMIDAARRASAHYVNAVIPYFGLARQDRKDKPRVAIGAKLVANLLVAAGINRIMTMDLHAAQIQGFFDVPVDHLDASIIFVPYIKSLGLGHLTIASPDMGGSYRARSFAKFFNAEVVICDKRRKRANEIEAMTLIGDVTDQDIVLIDDICDTAGTLAKAAGLIMERGARSVRAVCTHPVLSGKAYETIENSALTELIVTDTIPLKQQSPKIKVLSTAELFAKAISNVNEHGSISTLFKVD from the coding sequence ATGCCCTTACAATTTAACCCGGTTAAATTATTTGCAGGATCAGGCTCGCAGGATCTTGCGCATCTTATAGCTGATGCTTACGGTCGTGAGTTAGGTGAAGTTGTGATATCGCGTTTTAGCGATGGTGAATACCAGCCGCATTTTAATGAATCTGTACGGGGATCTGATGTTTTCCTGATCCAGTCAACCCACCAGCCTACCGATAATTTAATGGAATTACTGATGATGATTGATGCCGCCCGCCGTGCTTCTGCTCATTATGTAAATGCCGTTATCCCTTATTTTGGTCTGGCCCGGCAAGACAGGAAAGATAAGCCTCGTGTTGCCATTGGTGCAAAGCTTGTGGCCAACTTGTTGGTTGCAGCCGGCATTAACCGAATCATGACTATGGATTTGCACGCAGCGCAGATCCAGGGATTTTTTGATGTTCCGGTTGATCACCTGGATGCCTCTATCATTTTTGTGCCTTACATTAAAAGCCTTGGTTTAGGTCACCTTACTATTGCGTCGCCGGACATGGGCGGTTCATACAGGGCCAGGAGTTTTGCCAAATTCTTTAATGCCGAAGTGGTAATTTGCGATAAGCGCCGTAAACGTGCCAACGAAATTGAAGCCATGACACTGATAGGCGATGTTACCGATCAGGACATTGTACTGATTGATGACATTTGCGATACCGCGGGTACATTGGCAAAAGCCGCCGGATTGATCATGGAGCGTGGTGCACGCAGCGTACGCGCAGTTTGTACACACCCGGTATTATCGGGTAAGGCCTATGAAACTATAGAAAACTCGGCTTTAACCGAACTGATAGTTACCGATACGATACCGCTTAAACAACAAAGCCCGAAAATTAAGGTGCTTTCAACCGCCGAACTGTTTGCAAAAGCCATAAGCAATGTAAACGAGCATGGTTCGATAAGTACTTTGTTTAAGGTGGATTAA
- a CDS encoding DUF2723 domain-containing protein: MNYKKLNNIFGWVAFIIATVTYILTLEPSSSFWDCGEFIACIYRLQVAHQPGAPLFTIIGKVFTLLSMGDRTKVAYWANMASALASGATIMFLFWTITALAKKLLVKTQEQLNITNLILIIGSGLVGALAYAWSDTFWFSAVESEVYAQSSLCTAIVFWAILKWDAHADEPHADRWIVFIAYVMGLSIGIHLLNLLVIPAIGLVIYFRRVKNVTTKGTLLTFLASVVALAFVLWGVIQYTVKGAAFSDLLFVNTLGMGFGSGAVVFFVLLIITIVAGIYYTINPVKPAIILAASCFVLILGISGGIIGLIVAVAVLALLEYVIKIREKRFALNSFLICLLFILFGYSSFVMIVVRAKANPNLNNSDPENAFALNSYLNRDQYGDTPLLYGQFFDSEATAQTEGANIYRRGATKYEVAGKKLNTVYDRNTIFPRMFSDKPGHPEFYREWTGLGENEHPTFGSNISFFAKWQINQMYTRYFLWNFAGRANDLDGQSLNSGADGEWISGWNFSKPLPYSVTQSKSYNRLFFLPLIIGLFGAVFHFARNQREAGVVAILFVCTGLAIVLYLNQDPLQPRERDYAYAGSFYAFAIWIGLGVIGIADVLSKKLNAKVSAIISTVVCLLAAPLLMANQEWDDHDRSTKLTPHDMAYNYLNSCAPNAILFTYGDNDTYPLWYIQEVENVRPDVRIVNLSLLGTDWYIRGMKNKMNESEPLPISMPNDKFKPGVRDVIYFSDQKIPGATELKDVFDFITSDKKEAMVEYNNGDVANYLPTNKFKLTVNADEVIKTGTVPTADKDKIAPEMDWTFNGRYVTKDVLAMMDILSHNNWKRPIYFSVTVPNSNMIGLDKYMYNEGFAYRLLPLKPDTAVGPLEASNTGKMYDNMMTRYRWGNMKNASYLDHESMTMFYPLITRLYSTLADDLAKAGKPDSARKVLKKYDEVMPTTINSLEIAVRKYYMIENAYRLNDIQLGNKLANLVDDYVNNQLDYSYALFQKGETNLENRDLQYSMQILGGLVEFSKQYKQPQLFNKFSAQLSGFEKKFGVAGKR, from the coding sequence ATGAATTACAAAAAACTCAACAATATATTTGGCTGGGTAGCCTTTATCATTGCTACGGTAACTTACATTTTAACCCTTGAGCCATCATCAAGCTTTTGGGACTGCGGCGAATTTATAGCCTGTATTTACCGGCTGCAGGTAGCCCACCAGCCCGGTGCTCCTTTATTTACCATTATAGGCAAGGTATTTACCCTGCTATCCATGGGCGATAGAACCAAAGTAGCCTATTGGGCCAACATGGCATCGGCACTGGCCAGCGGCGCTACCATTATGTTCCTGTTTTGGACCATTACAGCCCTCGCCAAAAAACTACTGGTTAAAACGCAGGAACAACTCAACATTACTAATCTCATCCTGATCATAGGCTCGGGCCTTGTAGGCGCATTAGCCTATGCATGGTCGGATACCTTCTGGTTTTCGGCAGTTGAATCGGAAGTTTACGCACAATCATCACTTTGTACCGCCATAGTATTTTGGGCAATATTAAAGTGGGACGCTCATGCCGACGAGCCTCATGCCGACAGGTGGATAGTTTTTATTGCCTATGTAATGGGGCTTTCTATAGGGATCCACTTATTAAACCTGCTGGTGATCCCGGCCATCGGCCTGGTGATCTATTTCCGCAGGGTAAAAAATGTTACTACAAAAGGCACGCTGCTTACCTTTTTGGCAAGCGTTGTTGCACTGGCATTTGTGCTTTGGGGCGTTATACAATATACTGTAAAAGGCGCGGCTTTTTCCGACCTGCTTTTTGTAAATACCCTGGGTATGGGTTTTGGCAGCGGGGCGGTTGTATTTTTTGTTCTGCTCATTATTACCATTGTTGCAGGCATTTACTATACCATTAACCCGGTTAAACCGGCCATAATTTTAGCGGCCTCATGCTTTGTTTTGATATTAGGCATAAGCGGCGGTATTATTGGCCTGATAGTGGCTGTAGCTGTTTTAGCGCTGCTGGAGTATGTAATAAAGATCCGCGAAAAACGCTTCGCACTCAACAGCTTCCTGATCTGCCTGCTGTTCATATTGTTTGGTTACAGCTCGTTTGTGATGATTGTTGTCCGTGCAAAAGCTAACCCTAACCTTAACAACAGCGATCCGGAAAATGCATTCGCGCTGAATAGCTACCTTAACCGCGACCAATACGGTGATACCCCTTTATTATACGGCCAGTTTTTCGATTCGGAAGCTACGGCACAAACCGAAGGTGCTAATATTTACCGTCGCGGGGCAACCAAATACGAAGTTGCCGGTAAAAAACTGAATACCGTTTACGACCGCAATACCATATTCCCGCGGATGTTTAGCGATAAGCCCGGTCACCCGGAGTTTTACCGCGAATGGACAGGCCTCGGCGAAAACGAACACCCCACCTTTGGCTCAAACATTAGTTTTTTTGCCAAATGGCAGATCAATCAAATGTATACCCGCTATTTCCTGTGGAACTTTGCGGGCCGTGCCAATGATCTCGACGGCCAAAGCTTAAATTCAGGCGCCGATGGCGAATGGATCAGCGGATGGAATTTCAGCAAACCCCTGCCCTATTCGGTTACCCAAAGCAAAAGCTATAACCGCCTGTTCTTTTTACCGCTTATCATAGGCTTATTTGGTGCGGTGTTTCACTTTGCGCGCAACCAGCGCGAAGCCGGTGTTGTCGCCATCCTGTTTGTTTGTACAGGTTTAGCCATCGTACTTTATCTTAACCAGGACCCGCTGCAGCCGCGTGAGCGTGATTATGCTTACGCTGGCTCCTTTTATGCCTTTGCCATATGGATTGGTTTGGGCGTGATAGGCATTGCCGATGTGTTAAGCAAAAAACTGAATGCAAAAGTTAGCGCCATTATCTCTACAGTAGTTTGCTTGTTAGCCGCTCCATTATTGATGGCTAACCAGGAGTGGGACGATCATGACCGTTCAACCAAGCTTACCCCGCATGATATGGCTTATAACTACCTGAACTCGTGCGCGCCAAATGCCATTTTATTTACTTATGGCGATAATGATACTTACCCGCTTTGGTACATACAGGAAGTTGAAAACGTGCGCCCCGATGTGCGTATCGTAAACCTGAGCCTGCTGGGTACCGATTGGTATATCCGCGGTATGAAAAACAAGATGAACGAATCGGAGCCATTGCCGATCAGTATGCCTAATGATAAATTTAAACCGGGCGTGCGCGATGTGATCTACTTTAGCGATCAGAAAATCCCGGGGGCTACCGAACTGAAAGATGTTTTCGATTTCATCACCTCTGATAAAAAAGAAGCCATGGTTGAGTATAACAACGGCGACGTTGCCAATTACCTGCCAACCAATAAATTCAAACTTACGGTTAATGCTGATGAAGTAATTAAAACCGGCACTGTACCAACTGCCGATAAAGATAAAATAGCCCCGGAAATGGACTGGACATTTAACGGTCGTTACGTTACCAAGGATGTGCTGGCGATGATGGATATCCTCAGCCATAACAACTGGAAACGCCCGATTTATTTTTCGGTTACTGTGCCTAACAGCAACATGATTGGTTTAGATAAATACATGTACAACGAAGGTTTTGCTTATCGCCTGCTGCCCTTAAAACCGGATACAGCCGTTGGGCCGCTTGAAGCCAGCAACACCGGTAAAATGTACGACAACATGATGACCAGGTACCGGTGGGGCAACATGAAAAACGCCAGCTATCTTGATCATGAGTCAATGACGATGTTTTACCCACTCATCACCAGGCTTTACTCAACCCTGGCCGATGACCTGGCAAAAGCAGGCAAACCAGATTCGGCCCGTAAAGTGCTTAAAAAATATGACGAGGTAATGCCAACAACCATCAACTCGTTAGAGATAGCGGTACGTAAGTACTACATGATAGAAAATGCTTACCGCTTAAATGATATTCAATTGGGCAATAAGCTGGCTAATCTTGTTGATGACTATGTAAACAACCAGCTCGATTACAGCTATGCCCTGTTTCAAAAAGGCGAAACCAATCTCGAAAACCGTGATCTGCAATATTCAATGCAAATATTAGGCGGATTGGTTGAGTTTAGCAAACAATACAAACAGCCGCAATTGTTCAACAAATTCAGCGCGCAGCTGAGCGGCTTTGAAAAGAAATTTGGGGTGGCCGGGAAGCGATAA
- a CDS encoding response regulator transcription factor: MKILLIEDEPKLVSIIQRDLTAEGHELSVALDGTTGLEMATKMDFQLIILDIMLPGINGIEICRRLRQANQQAAILMLTALGTTENIVVGLDSGADDYMVKPFSLAELNARIRTLARRNTNLAQPPNVIQVGDLVINADEKSVKRGNKTIELTATEYRLLEFLAKNKNHMLSRIEILEHVWNIDFNMGTNVVDVYINYLRKKVDKDFDNKLIHTVIGMGYILKHNAA, from the coding sequence ATGAAGATCCTGCTCATAGAAGATGAACCCAAACTGGTATCCATTATCCAGCGCGACCTCACCGCCGAAGGCCACGAGCTAAGTGTTGCCCTCGATGGCACGACCGGGCTGGAGATGGCCACCAAAATGGATTTTCAATTGATTATTCTGGATATTATGCTGCCAGGCATCAATGGCATTGAAATTTGCCGCAGGTTGCGGCAGGCCAACCAGCAGGCAGCCATATTAATGCTTACCGCGCTTGGCACTACCGAAAATATAGTAGTAGGTTTGGATAGCGGTGCTGATGATTACATGGTAAAACCCTTTAGCCTGGCCGAGCTTAACGCCCGCATTCGTACGCTGGCGCGCCGCAACACAAACCTGGCACAACCACCAAATGTTATACAGGTGGGCGATTTAGTGATTAATGCCGACGAAAAATCGGTAAAAAGAGGCAACAAAACCATAGAGCTTACTGCTACCGAATATCGCCTGTTGGAGTTTCTGGCTAAAAACAAAAATCATATGCTCAGCCGTATCGAGATTCTGGAACATGTTTGGAATATTGATTTTAATATGGGCACCAACGTAGTGGATGTATACATTAATTACCTGCGCAAAAAAGTAGATAAAGATTTTGATAATAAGCTGATCCATACTGTTATTGGCATGGGCTACATTTTAAAACACAACGCCGCATGA